A genomic window from Companilactobacillus alimentarius DSM 20249 includes:
- the glnA gene encoding type I glutamate--ammonia ligase, protein MQHYTAEDITKMANDENVEFICLMFTDINGIIKNVEVPISQLDKVLANKITFDGSSIDGFTRIEESDMLLHPDLSTWLIFPWGEEHGKVARLICDIYETDGTPFAGDPRVNLKRIIKKMQDMGYSHFNIGPEPEFFLFNTDEQGNPTLHLNDDGSYFDFSPVDLGVNVRKDIVLGLEKMGFEVEASHHEVAPGQQEIDFKYQDALSAADSIETFKLVVKTIARKHGLFATFMPKPVQGINGSGMHINMSLFNGDTNIFDTKDDMLSDTAKEFMSGVLKHARALTAVNNPTVNSYKRLVPGYEAPTYIAWSSKNRSPLIRVPAATGKAKRIEMRSVDPTTNPYLAIACILDAGLDGVKSNYDLMPEVKDNIYEMSEDKRREEGIVDLPSTLHNALKALRKDEYVQQSLGKELTNSLFAAKNAEWARYQQTVSQWERDTYMSQY, encoded by the coding sequence ATGCAACATTATACTGCAGAAGATATTACAAAAATGGCAAATGATGAAAACGTTGAATTTATTTGTTTAATGTTTACAGATATCAATGGAATCATCAAAAATGTTGAAGTACCTATTTCACAATTGGATAAGGTACTTGCAAATAAGATTACTTTCGATGGATCATCAATTGATGGATTTACTCGTATCGAAGAAAGTGATATGTTATTACATCCAGATTTATCAACTTGGTTGATTTTCCCATGGGGCGAAGAACATGGAAAAGTTGCCCGTTTGATCTGTGATATTTACGAAACGGATGGCACACCATTTGCTGGCGATCCTCGAGTTAATTTGAAGAGAATCATCAAGAAGATGCAAGATATGGGTTACAGTCATTTCAACATTGGACCTGAACCAGAATTCTTCTTATTCAATACTGACGAACAAGGAAATCCAACTCTTCATTTAAATGATGATGGTAGTTATTTTGATTTTTCACCAGTCGATTTAGGTGTTAATGTTCGTAAAGATATAGTTTTAGGATTAGAAAAGATGGGCTTTGAAGTAGAAGCCAGTCATCACGAAGTTGCTCCTGGACAACAAGAAATTGATTTCAAGTATCAAGATGCTTTATCAGCTGCGGATAGCATTGAGACTTTTAAGTTGGTCGTAAAAACAATTGCTAGAAAACATGGTTTATTTGCAACCTTCATGCCAAAACCCGTTCAGGGTATTAATGGTTCTGGAATGCATATCAATATGTCATTGTTTAATGGCGATACAAATATCTTTGATACTAAAGATGATATGTTGTCAGACACAGCTAAAGAGTTTATGAGTGGCGTTTTGAAACATGCACGTGCTCTTACAGCTGTAAATAATCCTACTGTTAATTCATATAAACGTTTAGTTCCAGGTTATGAAGCACCTACGTATATTGCCTGGTCAAGTAAGAACCGTTCACCATTGATCCGTGTACCTGCTGCAACTGGTAAGGCCAAACGTATTGAAATGAGAAGTGTTGACCCAACAACAAATCCATACCTTGCTATTGCATGTATCCTTGATGCAGGTTTAGATGGCGTTAAGAGTAATTATGATTTAATGCCAGAAGTTAAAGATAATATTTATGAAATGTCAGAAGACAAGCGTCGCGAAGAAGGTATTGTTGATCTACCTTCAACTTTGCACAATGCATTGAAAGCACTCCGCAAAGATGAGTATGTTCAACAATCCCTTGGTAAGGAGTTGACTAATAGCTTGTTTGCAGCTAAGAACGCTGAATGGGCTAGATATCAACAAACTGTTTCACAATGGGAAAGAGATACTTATATGTCACAGTATTAA
- a CDS encoding glycosyltransferase family 2 protein yields MVAVISIWGTLVVNLILTVAGYTWYLRHISKPDPKLPKDPPFVSILVPAHNEGIVIVKTVLSLLSFDYPQDRYEVIVINDNSSDNSADLLKNLQDQFGSHRLKVINTDNITGGKGKSNALNIGLTKAKGSLISIYDADNTPEHGALRILVAELLGNDRLAAVIGKFRTRNKNATLLTRFINIETLSFQWMAQAGRQQLFHLCTIPGTNYVIRRSVIEKVGGWDVKALAEDTEISFRIYQMGYRIKFQPRAVTWEQEPQTLDVWFHQRTRWVKGNIYVIIKNAKLLFQKKGRPIRFDLLYFLTIYFLLMTSLVLSDSVFVLSVAGIVHSNLQGFSNYLWLFAVLMFVISTFVTITTERGELTFSNLLLIIFMYLVYSQMWLAVAAYGMVGYIREQVFHKQAKWYKTKRYK; encoded by the coding sequence ATGGTCGCTGTGATTTCAATTTGGGGGACCTTGGTCGTCAATCTAATTTTGACAGTAGCCGGCTATACGTGGTATTTGCGCCATATTTCTAAGCCGGATCCAAAGTTACCGAAAGATCCACCCTTTGTTTCGATCTTAGTACCTGCTCACAACGAAGGTATCGTAATCGTCAAGACAGTCTTGTCATTACTTAGTTTTGATTATCCTCAAGATCGTTATGAAGTTATCGTTATCAATGACAATTCAAGCGACAATTCAGCAGATTTATTGAAAAACTTACAGGATCAATTTGGAAGCCACCGACTCAAAGTGATCAATACAGATAATATTACTGGTGGTAAAGGTAAATCCAACGCTTTAAACATCGGATTAACTAAAGCTAAAGGAAGCTTAATTTCAATTTATGATGCGGACAATACGCCTGAGCATGGAGCTTTACGAATTCTCGTAGCTGAATTGTTGGGTAATGACCGTTTGGCGGCTGTAATTGGAAAGTTTAGAACACGTAACAAAAATGCCACCTTGCTTACTCGCTTTATTAATATTGAAACGTTATCTTTTCAATGGATGGCACAGGCTGGCAGACAGCAATTATTTCACCTTTGTACAATTCCTGGAACTAACTATGTGATTAGACGTAGTGTGATTGAAAAAGTCGGTGGTTGGGATGTTAAAGCTTTAGCAGAAGATACTGAAATCAGTTTTCGAATTTATCAAATGGGGTATCGAATCAAATTTCAACCTCGAGCAGTTACTTGGGAACAGGAACCTCAAACTTTAGACGTTTGGTTCCATCAGCGGACACGTTGGGTCAAGGGAAATATTTATGTCATTATAAAGAATGCTAAATTACTATTTCAGAAAAAAGGCCGGCCGATTCGATTCGACCTATTGTATTTTTTGACAATTTATTTCCTATTGATGACGTCTTTAGTTTTATCTGATTCCGTCTTTGTATTGTCGGTTGCAGGAATCGTTCATTCGAATCTACAAGGATTCAGCAATTACTTGTGGTTATTTGCGGTATTAATGTTTGTAATCAGTACTTTTGTAACGATAACAACTGAACGTGGCGAATTGACTTTTAGTAATTTGTTATTAATTATTTTTATGTATTTAGTTTATAGTCAAATGTGGCTAGCGGTAGCTGCATATGGAATGGTGGGGTATATTCGTGAACAAGTCTTTCATAAACAAGCCAAATGGTATAAAACAAAACGTTATAAGTAG
- a CDS encoding RNA-guided endonuclease InsQ/TnpB family protein produces the protein MKSMSELEYHYGIKVRIYPSYKQKELIKLNSNISRAIYNKLVGIDRKVYHLSKIGLPIKIVQTRIDELKRRKKIRELANHYQYMEDKRIDSLAKANAVQNYLKAWQMFREVHKAGVPRFHKKGYFEKYQTNCQYPKKSKMNIYSGSVRFLDNKHIQIPKLGKLRIKGQHKRIFDHKTDIRIGTVTVSKDACNRYFVSLQLGSDTPFVSEKIKTGTSIGIDLNTENFLTTSNNIVFSNPRFYRRIKKKLAKEQRILSRRGTRAKAEKRKLRTSKNYQKQRLLVSQLRTKIKNQRHNFLNKLSTTLINNHDLVVAEELRSSNLLKNHALAMSISDVGWRTFLSMLTYKADLYGKTFITINPKNTTQTCSTCGHVMSGDNKLILSDRQWDCPVCKTHHSRDHNAAINILNKGLLTITQ, from the coding sequence TTGAAGTCAATGTCTGAACTTGAATATCATTATGGAATTAAAGTACGTATTTACCCAAGTTATAAGCAAAAAGAATTAATAAAATTAAATTCTAATATCAGCCGAGCCATTTATAACAAATTGGTTGGAATAGATAGAAAAGTCTATCATCTAAGCAAAATTGGACTGCCAATAAAGATAGTTCAAACACGTATTGATGAATTGAAAAGACGTAAAAAGATCCGTGAATTAGCCAATCATTACCAATATATGGAAGACAAAAGAATTGATAGTTTAGCCAAAGCTAATGCCGTTCAAAATTATTTGAAGGCCTGGCAAATGTTTCGGGAGGTCCATAAAGCTGGAGTTCCGAGATTTCATAAGAAAGGATATTTTGAAAAGTATCAGACTAATTGCCAGTATCCTAAAAAATCTAAAATGAATATTTATTCTGGTTCAGTTAGATTTTTGGATAACAAACATATTCAAATACCAAAGCTTGGCAAACTTAGAATAAAGGGACAACATAAAAGAATATTTGATCATAAGACAGACATAAGAATCGGTACCGTCACTGTTAGTAAAGATGCTTGTAACAGATACTTTGTCTCGCTTCAATTAGGTTCTGATACACCATTCGTTTCAGAAAAGATTAAAACTGGGACAAGTATCGGAATTGATTTGAATACTGAAAACTTCTTAACTACTAGTAACAATATTGTCTTTAGTAATCCAAGGTTCTATCGAAGAATCAAAAAGAAATTAGCTAAAGAACAACGAATACTATCTAGACGAGGCACTCGTGCCAAGGCTGAAAAGAGAAAACTTAGGACTTCAAAAAACTATCAGAAACAAAGACTACTAGTGTCCCAATTACGTACTAAGATTAAAAATCAACGTCACAACTTCTTGAATAAATTGTCTACTACACTCATTAATAACCACGATTTAGTAGTAGCTGAAGAATTGAGAAGTTCCAATTTATTAAAAAATCATGCTTTAGCGATGTCAATCTCTGACGTTGGATGGAGAACATTTTTGTCGATGTTAACTTATAAAGCTGATTTATACGGTAAGACATTTATAACAATCAATCCCAAAAACACCACCCAGACGTGTTCCACGTGTGGACACGTCATGAGTGGTGACAATAAGTTGATTTTATCTGATAGACAGTGGGATTGTCCAGTATGTAAAACTCACCATAGCAGAGATCATAATGCGGCTATCAATATACTGAACAAGGGACTACTAACCATAACCCAGTAG
- a CDS encoding ArnT family glycosyltransferase yields MESKEASRIQKKKNNNLFYKLRTIKYDYWLIAILILAAFLYAWNIWEAGEANNFYTAAIVSMTKSFKNFWYASFDPAGFITVDKPPVALWFMTISAKIFGVHGWSVVLPSILFGIGSVYLIYNMVAKRFGKIPAQISALIMTLTPIVVADSRTNNMDATLVFFLLLSIWFVQKAVMSKKQRYVWIGFALIGFSFNIKMLQAFMILPAMYLYYWLASEVNWKKKLAHLSIATVFLAVFTLIWPLSVDMTNSNNRPYEGGSETNSALELDFGYNGTQRLLGQTTGTGGAFPGMGNSSKKSSKSMTPPSGSKSKKPSGMKKSSTNAPTPPSGSKKKSANGNPPSKPSGSKKGGNAPSMGGQKGQPGGSNKAGGGAGTGGGGAGAFNIGTAGPFRLLQKELGPQISWLMLLAVFGVISSYAYFRGSRMKKWYALTPQRKELWLWLGWLVPVAGFFSVASFFHPYYTIMLAPAMAALAGIGIYTMIMQWKEKSLWAMLLPISILSTSILQAWYLTDYYPTLSWVLLIAGIIISIPLFVLPGIAIKLKNKRIWPIVALIIVMLAPTWWSLTPTLAGSSDGIPSAGPSLLSSAGGGGMGNSQVDSTLLKYLEKHQGNAEYLFATDDSSTAAPYIIATGKAVMAMGGFNGTDKAITLKQFKKLVKEGKLKYYYSGGKTGGSNSTIVNWIKKHAKKVTLSSSNTTQTNASSSVTVSTKNKSKKPSSNMTQPSQGNQNGSVGNPPSGTKPSGAKPGKKPSGTKSKNQGQAPSGSMKKPTGKKKLTKKQLKKMKKSNKSNGSMGQGMGTPGQSGTLYDLSSIYK; encoded by the coding sequence ATGGAATCAAAAGAAGCTAGTCGTATTCAAAAGAAGAAAAATAATAATCTCTTTTATAAATTAAGAACTATTAAATATGATTACTGGCTAATTGCTATTTTAATATTAGCAGCATTTCTATATGCATGGAATATTTGGGAAGCTGGTGAGGCTAATAATTTCTATACTGCCGCTATTGTCAGTATGACCAAGAGTTTTAAAAATTTCTGGTATGCCAGTTTTGATCCGGCAGGATTTATTACCGTTGATAAACCGCCAGTAGCACTTTGGTTTATGACTATCAGTGCCAAAATCTTTGGTGTTCATGGCTGGAGTGTCGTTTTACCATCAATTCTGTTTGGAATTGGTTCTGTTTATTTGATTTACAATATGGTAGCTAAACGTTTTGGTAAAATACCAGCTCAAATCTCTGCTTTGATCATGACATTGACACCAATTGTAGTTGCGGATTCGCGGACAAATAATATGGATGCTACATTGGTATTTTTCCTACTATTGTCAATCTGGTTTGTCCAAAAAGCCGTTATGAGTAAAAAACAACGTTATGTCTGGATTGGTTTTGCACTGATTGGTTTTTCGTTCAATATAAAAATGCTACAAGCATTCATGATTTTACCAGCGATGTATCTTTATTACTGGTTGGCTAGTGAAGTCAATTGGAAAAAGAAATTGGCTCATTTATCAATTGCTACTGTTTTCTTGGCCGTTTTCACATTAATTTGGCCTTTGTCAGTAGATATGACTAATTCAAATAATCGTCCCTATGAGGGTGGTTCGGAAACCAACTCGGCTTTAGAATTAGACTTTGGATATAACGGAACTCAAAGATTACTTGGACAAACAACTGGTACTGGTGGGGCTTTCCCAGGGATGGGGAATTCTTCTAAAAAGAGTAGTAAATCAATGACTCCGCCATCTGGTTCTAAGTCAAAGAAACCTAGCGGAATGAAAAAATCATCAACTAACGCACCAACTCCACCGAGTGGTTCTAAGAAGAAATCCGCTAATGGGAATCCTCCATCTAAACCATCTGGCTCTAAAAAGGGTGGCAATGCACCAAGTATGGGTGGTCAAAAAGGGCAACCCGGCGGTAGCAATAAAGCTGGCGGTGGTGCTGGTACTGGTGGTGGAGGCGCTGGAGCCTTCAATATCGGTACAGCTGGACCGTTTAGATTATTACAGAAAGAATTGGGACCACAAATTAGTTGGTTAATGTTATTAGCTGTTTTTGGTGTTATTTCCAGTTATGCCTATTTCAGAGGTTCTAGAATGAAGAAATGGTACGCTTTGACGCCACAAAGAAAAGAACTTTGGTTGTGGTTAGGTTGGTTAGTCCCAGTTGCTGGGTTCTTCTCAGTTGCAAGTTTCTTCCATCCATATTACACAATCATGTTGGCACCAGCGATGGCTGCTTTGGCAGGTATCGGGATTTATACGATGATTATGCAATGGAAAGAAAAGTCGCTTTGGGCAATGTTATTACCAATTTCCATTTTGTCTACAAGTATTTTGCAAGCTTGGTATTTAACTGATTATTATCCAACGCTTTCTTGGGTACTGTTGATTGCTGGAATCATTATTTCAATTCCACTATTTGTACTTCCTGGGATTGCTATTAAATTGAAGAATAAACGCATTTGGCCAATTGTTGCTTTAATAATTGTAATGCTAGCCCCAACTTGGTGGTCATTGACACCTACTTTAGCTGGATCTAGTGATGGTATTCCTAGTGCGGGTCCAAGCTTGTTGTCATCTGCAGGTGGTGGCGGTATGGGTAATTCTCAAGTTGATTCAACTCTTTTGAAGTATCTTGAGAAACACCAAGGAAACGCTGAGTATTTATTTGCTACAGATGATTCTAGTACTGCTGCACCATATATTATTGCTACTGGAAAAGCCGTCATGGCTATGGGTGGTTTCAATGGTACCGACAAGGCAATAACATTGAAGCAATTCAAGAAATTAGTCAAAGAAGGAAAATTGAAGTATTACTACTCTGGTGGTAAGACAGGTGGCTCTAATTCGACAATTGTCAATTGGATTAAGAAACACGCTAAGAAGGTAACTTTAAGCAGTAGCAACACTACTCAAACTAATGCTTCTAGTTCGGTTACTGTTTCAACTAAGAATAAGTCTAAAAAGCCAAGTAGCAATATGACTCAGCCGAGTCAAGGCAATCAGAATGGTTCAGTTGGTAATCCACCAAGTGGCACTAAGCCTAGTGGGGCAAAACCTGGTAAGAAGCCATCTGGCACTAAATCTAAGAACCAAGGTCAAGCGCCTAGTGGTTCAATGAAGAAACCAACTGGTAAAAAGAAACTAACTAAGAAACAACTTAAAAAGATGAAAAAATCTAATAAATCAAATGGCTCAATGGGTCAAGGTATGGGTACTCCAGGTCAATCAGGAACGCTATATGATTTATCAAGTATTTACAAATAG
- a CDS encoding cellulose biosynthesis cyclic di-GMP-binding regulatory protein BcsB: MTASMIALSGESRIITTENDQIPVVQMKNLAAAKNDYILAVAKYSHLPKDLKKQVSADEVKNKAVIKTYYTDGKYYLIVTANSGSLLKKAARFVANEELMKETDKVVEDIDQNTETFTSSLRDNGTHYLTDTANQVQGAGHKETSYLIQLPNDRSNADGSKITLHFNYSKNLNFNRSLVTVYVNNTVIGSKKLTANKADNDTLTVKLPRGLALGSSFTVRVGFDLEMKDQDTSDNSNTPWIQVNPNSKMIVKSERSNDLLFTNYPTLFINNETYDNLAVIVPKNLKANDFKSLTNIFNLIGNFAKSNTGKIQFYEEIPSKSVLKDSNVIVLGTPQNNQMIKQLNSKLYFKYSKNFSRIVSNEKLSIEKDYGKHIGTAQLIRSPYNDKRGMLVVTGANSQDAYLASTQINFQKNIQQFTGDAVVVDLNNAHYSYRFKKNKAIDKSLETKQTFTKNSQLILYLGMALVVIILIGIAIILTVRKQGHLNGGNKNDKQQ, translated from the coding sequence TTGACCGCTAGCATGATTGCTTTGTCAGGTGAATCTCGGATTATTACAACTGAAAATGACCAAATTCCAGTCGTTCAAATGAAGAATTTGGCTGCTGCTAAAAACGATTATATCTTAGCAGTAGCTAAGTACTCTCATTTGCCGAAAGATCTAAAGAAACAAGTCAGTGCAGATGAAGTGAAAAATAAAGCTGTGATTAAAACATACTATACAGATGGTAAATATTATTTGATTGTTACCGCTAATTCAGGTTCTTTACTCAAAAAAGCAGCTCGTTTTGTGGCTAATGAAGAATTGATGAAGGAAACTGACAAAGTTGTTGAAGATATTGATCAAAATACTGAGACATTTACTTCTTCATTACGAGATAATGGCACTCATTATTTAACGGATACAGCAAATCAAGTTCAAGGCGCCGGTCATAAGGAAACTAGTTATTTGATTCAATTGCCAAATGACCGTTCTAATGCTGACGGCTCTAAAATAACTTTGCATTTTAATTATAGTAAGAACTTGAATTTCAATCGGTCACTCGTCACGGTCTATGTTAACAATACAGTTATTGGCAGCAAGAAATTAACCGCTAATAAAGCTGACAACGATACATTGACCGTCAAGCTACCTAGGGGATTGGCACTGGGGAGTAGTTTCACTGTCAGAGTTGGCTTTGACCTAGAGATGAAGGATCAGGATACAAGTGATAATAGCAATACACCTTGGATACAAGTAAATCCTAATTCTAAGATGATCGTTAAATCAGAACGGAGTAATGACTTACTATTCACCAACTATCCAACTTTGTTCATCAATAATGAGACGTATGATAATTTAGCTGTAATTGTACCGAAGAATCTCAAAGCAAATGATTTCAAATCTTTGACGAATATTTTTAATTTGATTGGTAATTTTGCTAAAAGTAATACTGGTAAGATTCAGTTTTATGAAGAAATTCCTAGTAAATCTGTTTTAAAAGACAGTAATGTGATTGTTTTGGGAACACCTCAGAATAATCAAATGATCAAGCAATTGAATTCTAAATTGTATTTCAAATATTCAAAAAACTTTAGTCGGATTGTATCTAATGAAAAATTGAGTATTGAAAAAGATTATGGCAAACATATTGGAACGGCTCAATTAATACGTTCCCCTTACAATGATAAGCGGGGGATGTTAGTCGTTACCGGGGCAAATTCTCAAGATGCATATTTGGCTTCGACACAGATTAATTTTCAGAAAAATATTCAACAATTTACGGGAGATGCTGTGGTCGTTGATTTAAATAATGCTCATTACAGTTATCGTTTCAAGAAGAACAAAGCAATTGATAAATCACTTGAAACTAAACAGACTTTCACTAAAAATTCTCAGTTAATCCTTTATCTAGGGATGGCTTTGGTCGTGATTATTTTAATTGGCATAGCTATAATTTTGACGGTCAGAAAACAAGGACATTTGAATGGGGGTAATAAGAATGACAAACAACAATGA
- a CDS encoding cellulose biosynthesis cyclic di-GMP-binding regulatory protein BcsB: MNKSFINKPNGIKQNVISSLLLTSLIFLLTLWLSTPTTIKAADNQTYTQQFQNSITTLSGKSVEANMYFTKMDYWDVKKVTFNLNYQVSQLANRQTSDITVALNGVKFYSFRPGNKTGYQTQKIDVPLKLLSGSNHLTIDGQVLDQTSKNYQLQQTPANWLTIGDGSNINFEYQLKEAENTLSSFYAHFSGQDTIAYQRLLQPIIQLIVN; encoded by the coding sequence GTGAACAAGTCTTTCATAAACAAGCCAAATGGTATAAAACAAAACGTTATAAGTAGTCTTTTATTAACGAGCTTGATTTTCTTATTAACCTTATGGTTATCGACTCCTACTACAATAAAAGCAGCTGATAATCAGACGTATACACAACAATTTCAAAATAGTATTACTACTTTGTCTGGCAAGTCCGTTGAGGCAAATATGTATTTCACTAAGATGGATTATTGGGATGTCAAAAAGGTTACTTTTAACCTCAATTATCAGGTTTCACAATTGGCTAATCGACAGACATCGGATATTACAGTGGCTTTAAATGGTGTGAAATTTTATTCTTTTAGACCAGGAAATAAAACGGGTTATCAGACACAAAAGATCGATGTTCCTTTGAAATTGCTCAGTGGTAGTAACCACTTAACGATTGATGGTCAAGTCTTAGATCAGACGTCAAAGAATTATCAGTTGCAGCAAACGCCAGCCAATTGGTTAACGATAGGTGATGGCTCTAATATTAATTTTGAATATCAGTTAAAAGAAGCTGAAAATACTTTGAGTTCCTTTTATGCACATTTCTCAGGACAAGATACTATTGCATATCAAAGATTGCTACAGCCAATAATCCAACTGATAGTGAATTGA
- a CDS encoding glycosyltransferase family 2 protein has protein sequence MNQLISIVLPVFNEEAGIQVTIDTLLNYIEQQEESYELIFVNDGSSDKSVPIIKKAMNQNNHIKLVEFSRNFGHQLAITAGLHYAKGDAVVVMDADLQDPPEVIPQMIQKWHEGYQIVYGKRMQRDGETVFKKFTAKMFYRTFEKLATIKMPLDTGDFRLMDRKAVNQLLKLHEKDPFVRGQVTWIGFRQTSVKYHRQERIAGETKYPLSKMIKLALDGITSFSMKPLQFVNVFSMVPLVSSVFYLGYMIASRNYSVASVGITILLFTLGLLMLSIGIIGSYLGRVLDQVNDRPRYIVSKTEGFEERNKGIHNLNTRQMHS, from the coding sequence ATGAATCAATTAATTTCGATAGTTTTACCAGTTTTTAACGAAGAGGCCGGCATTCAAGTTACTATTGATACGTTGTTGAATTACATTGAACAACAAGAAGAGAGTTATGAGTTGATTTTTGTCAATGATGGTTCAAGTGATAAGTCAGTACCAATCATTAAAAAGGCTATGAATCAAAATAATCATATTAAATTGGTTGAATTTTCTAGAAACTTTGGACATCAATTAGCAATTACCGCTGGATTGCACTATGCCAAAGGTGATGCCGTGGTAGTGATGGATGCTGACTTACAAGATCCACCAGAAGTAATTCCTCAAATGATTCAAAAATGGCATGAAGGATATCAAATTGTTTATGGTAAAAGGATGCAAAGAGATGGCGAGACGGTTTTTAAAAAATTTACAGCTAAAATGTTCTATCGAACCTTTGAAAAATTAGCGACAATCAAAATGCCATTGGATACTGGTGATTTTCGATTAATGGATCGTAAAGCGGTCAATCAATTATTGAAACTCCATGAAAAAGATCCGTTTGTAAGAGGACAAGTAACTTGGATTGGTTTTCGTCAAACGAGTGTCAAATATCATCGCCAAGAAAGAATTGCTGGCGAAACTAAGTATCCACTTTCTAAGATGATTAAATTAGCATTAGATGGAATTACTTCATTTTCAATGAAACCTTTGCAATTCGTTAATGTGTTCTCGATGGTTCCACTAGTAAGCAGTGTTTTTTATCTGGGTTATATGATTGCTAGTCGTAACTATAGTGTGGCGTCTGTAGGTATTACCATTCTATTGTTTACCTTAGGATTATTGATGTTATCCATCGGTATCATTGGTAGTTACTTAGGTCGAGTTTTAGACCAAGTAAATGATCGCCCGAGATATATTGTTAGTAAAACTGAAGGCTTTGAAGAAAGAAACAAAGGCATTCATAATTTAAACACTAGACAAATGCATAGTTAA
- the guaC gene encoding GMP reductase: MQVFDYEDIQLIPNKCIVDSRSECDTSIQFGPKKFKIPVVPANMQTILDEGLAEKLAENDYFYIMHRFEPEKRIQFIKDMQQKSLFTSISVGIKQNEFDFIDQLKNENLKPDYITIDVAHGHSDRVIKMIKYIKQIIPTSFLIAGNVGTPEAVRELENAGADATKVGIGPGKVCITKLKTGFGTGGWQLAAIRLCAKAASKPIIADGGVRNDGDIAKSIRFGASMVMIGSLLAGHKESPGEVIEKDGKKYKAYFGSASQYQKGEYKNVEGKRMLVPYKGKIHDTLIEMQQDLQSAISYGGGKDLKSLRKVDYVIVKNSIYNGDVY, encoded by the coding sequence ATGCAAGTATTTGATTATGAAGATATTCAACTAATACCGAACAAGTGTATCGTCGATAGCCGTTCAGAATGCGATACAAGTATCCAATTTGGACCTAAAAAATTTAAAATTCCCGTAGTTCCAGCAAATATGCAGACAATTCTCGATGAAGGACTTGCTGAAAAATTAGCTGAAAACGATTATTTTTACATTATGCACCGTTTTGAACCCGAGAAAAGAATTCAATTTATTAAAGATATGCAACAAAAAAGCCTCTTTACTTCCATTAGCGTTGGTATCAAACAAAATGAATTTGATTTTATCGACCAACTAAAAAATGAAAACTTGAAGCCTGATTACATCACGATTGATGTGGCCCATGGTCACAGTGATCGTGTTATCAAAATGATTAAATATATCAAACAGATTATTCCTACTAGTTTCTTAATTGCAGGAAATGTTGGTACCCCTGAAGCTGTCCGTGAACTAGAAAACGCTGGTGCCGACGCTACCAAGGTCGGTATCGGTCCTGGTAAAGTTTGTATCACTAAATTAAAAACTGGCTTTGGGACCGGTGGCTGGCAATTGGCTGCTATTAGACTCTGTGCTAAGGCCGCTAGTAAACCTATTATTGCTGACGGTGGTGTTCGAAACGACGGAGATATCGCTAAATCAATTCGCTTCGGAGCTAGTATGGTTATGATCGGTTCACTTTTGGCTGGTCACAAAGAATCTCCCGGTGAAGTCATTGAAAAAGATGGTAAAAAATACAAAGCCTATTTCGGTTCTGCGTCTCAATACCAAAAAGGCGAATATAAAAATGTCGAAGGCAAGAGAATGTTAGTTCCTTATAAAGGAAAAATTCATGATACCTTAATAGAAATGCAACAAGATCTACAATCGGCCATTTCCTATGGCGGTGGTAAAGACTTAAAATCATTACGTAAAGTTGACTATGTAATTGTTAAAAACTCGATTTATAACGGCGATGTTTATTAA